Part of the Qipengyuania sp. SS22 genome, TGGCGAGCGAACCGACGCCGCCGACGACCGACAGCAGCAGGGCCGAACCGAAACGCTTGAAGAAACCATCGCCCGAGACCTTGCCCGCAAGTCCGGTGGTGCCGTCGAAGCCGATCGCGGGCGATGCAAGATTGACCGAGGCGCCATCGGGCCGGATCAGCCGCGTCCAGATGACATAGGCGCGCTTCTGGCCATTCTGCAGGCCCGACTGGTACTGGCCGATCAGCCGCGATGAGCGCGGGACCAGCACCTTGGTCCCGTCGAAGCTACGCACGTCCTGGCTCACCACCGCGCGGACATAGCCCGGGACATTGGTGTCGATCGCGGTTTCGAGGATCGCGGGGATCAGCGTGCCCTGCGTGACCGTGGTCGCGGGATTGACCATCGCCCTCGCCTGCGCGGGCGAGCCGCCGACACCGCCGATGCGGCTGGCGAAATCGCTCGCGGCATTGCCGGTCGCACCTGCGGCCTCGCCAGCGGCGCTCGCTTCGCCCAGCGCCAGCGTCGCGGGCGCGCTGCCCGCATCGTAGACGACGGTTGGATTGGCGTAGGGATTGGCGGCAAGCCCGGGCTGCGGCTGCGCTGCAAGAACCGGCTGCGGGGCGGGATCGGGCCGCGGCGCCTGCGCCGCGGCCCGCGCCGGGGGCGGCGTCACCGCTGCGGGGGTCGCCACCGGAGCGGCTTCGATCGGCGTCTGCTGGCCGCCGATGCCTTCAGGAGGCGCGACGCGCGCGGAGTTCATGCTCCACAAAGTGACCAGACCGAGGCCGGCGACGACCGCGATCCCCGCGGCGAGGCCGAGCGCATCGGACTTGCCCGCGGGTCGTGCCACCGCGGGGAAGGCGTTGCGCTGGGCGAGGTCGATGACGTCCGCATCCGCACCCTCGCGCGGGTCGAAATCGTTGGCGATCCCGCTGTCGCCCGGCTTTTTCTCGGGCAATCGCATGGCAAGACGCATCGTTTACCTCCCCTTCGAGGCGAGAGCGGGATTGCCGCTCGCACTGGCAGCGGGCCGTTCGGGCCCGGTGTTGATCAATTGGGCGCTGTCTTCGCCCGAGCGCAGGACGATCGTGCGCGGCACTCCGTCGACGACGATCGTATCGCCGCGAACGGTGAAATTGACCGGGCCTTCGACGCCCTGGCTATTGGTCACGAGGATTGCAGGCACATCCTTGCCGCTTGGCCAGGTAAGGAAGGTCGCAGTGCCATCGTCATAGGTGTTTTCGGGCAGCAGTTCGGGATCGCCCGAGGCATTCCACGCAAAGTTGAGATCCGCCGGATCGACGACCGCATAGGGATCGCGCGCAGCCTGCCGTTCGACCGCATTGGGGGCCATCTGTACCGGTTCTTCCACCGGCTCGTCGGGATAGGCGAAGCGCATCAGGTAAAGCGGCTTGGCACCGGGGCTGGCGACAAGATCGAACAGATAGGTCCGCTTGCTGGTGACGACCGTGAGATTGGTCATGGCGCGCGGCTCGAGCGGTTTGACGAACAGGATATTGGCACGCTTGTTGGGCGTGACCTGCCAGGTCGAGCTGTCGCCGATGGCTACGTTCTCGATCACCTCGTCATCGCCAAACATGATGCTCGCCTGCACCGCGACGCGGCCGTCAATGCGGACCACTTTGGCCTCGTCATACAGCACCTCGACGAGGCGCGAATCCTGCGCGCTTGCCGGCACGGCCAGCAAAGCGAAAGCGAGCGCGGGAATGAGCGCGCGGGTCATGCATGTTTCTCCATTGAACGGTCGAGCGCCTTGGGCGTCGCGGACTTGAACCGGCTGCCGATGCCGGAGCCGCGGACGCGGGCCTTGCTATTGGATGATTGCTGGGCGGAAGCGGGCGAGGTGGCGTAAACCTTCACCGTGCGCGATCCGCCGCCACCGCCCGCACCGCCGCCATCGTTGGCGGCATAGGCAGTCGGGACCGCCGATACGTCGATCCTGCGCGCCTGCGAACTGGCCTGGTTGGCCGCCTGTACCTGCGCCAGTGTGGGGGCGCTTGCCACCTGCTGCGGCACCGGTGCGGGGGAGGATTTTTCATCCCGATCGGGGACCAGCCCGAACACCGACCACCCGGCGACCATCGCGCCCGCCACCTTGAGCACCAGCACCATCAGCGCGACATGCACCGCGCCGATCATGAAGAAGGCCATGGCCGCCTGCGGGTCGATCTGGCCCGGGGCAGCGGTCAGCGCGCCGAGGATCGGCACTGCGAGTTCGAGCATCACGCTGCCGCCGAGCACGGCGAACAGCGGCGCCAGCGCGCATAGGGTCAATCCCTTGACCCAGCCGGTGAACAGGCCGCGGGTCCCGTTGAACAGCGCCAGCACGACGAAGAGCGGGCCCAGCGCGATCAACACGCCAAGCGCGATCTTGGTAGTGACCAGCAGGCCGACGGTGCCAAGCATGAACAGCAACGCGCCGAACCACATCATGCCTTCGGGCGAGAAAGTGGAAATGTCCTGCGCCCCGGCGCTGGCTTCCTGGATGGCAATGAAGACCACGTCGATCTTCTGCGCGAACGTGTCGGTCGCCGAACCCTGCGCGCCTGTCAGCACGCCCGCAAGATAATCGGGGGTAGCGACGGCGAGGTTCCAGACCACGCTCTGATAGGCGATCCAGCTGGTCGCGAAGGTCAGCACGAGGCCCAGCGTCATCATCCGCGGGACAAGGCTGCGGATGCCGATATTGGTCCGCCCGGTCAGCAGCGCAAAGGCGAACAGGGCAATGAACAGCGTGAGGACAAGCGTCAGCACCGTGCCGAGCGAACCGCCCGGTGCGAACAGCCGGCCGAAGGCGGCGGCGCTGGTCTCGCCCGCAATACAGTCCACCCCGCGCAGTGCGGCGGCGACGCCATTGCCGACTTCGGCGGCGACACGGTCGCAGGTCGCGCTCATTCGGCGGCGAGGCCGAGGGCTTCGACCCCAGCCCCCCCTTCGTCATTCGCCCCGCCCGGCCATTTGGTACCGGTAAGCGCGGGGAACCATTCGCTTGGCGCATCGCCCAGCGCTTCGCGCAGCAGGTCGAGCCGGCGAACCGAACTTTCGCGGCCCGAGAGCAGCGTCAGCACTTCGGGTGCGCCCGACAGGTCGAGGCGTACGACGACGCTCGCATCGGGCTGGCGCACGAGGAAGCAGCGGCTGTGCGCGGGCAGCGTGCGGATCAGCGCGAGCTCGTGCTCGGTCAGGCCGAAGCCGTCGCAATAATCCTCGGGCCGCGCGCGGCTGTTCGGCATGAACACCATGGTCGCGGTCTGCTCGACCAATGCGGTCGAAATGCGGCTTTCGAGTGCATCGCGCGCGCTTTGCGTGGCGAAACCGACCAGCGCGTTGCGCTTGCGCAACGTCTTGAGCCAATCGCGGATGCGCGCGGCGAAGACCTCGTCGTCGAGCGCTTTCCATCCCTCGTCGATCAGGATCATCGTCGGCTTGCCGTCGAGCCGTTCCTCGATCCGGTGGAACAGATACATCATCGTCGGCGTGCGCAGCCTCGGGTTCTCGAGCAGTGCGGTCATGTCGAAACCGAGTACCCGCGCACTCAGGTCGAGCCGGTCCTCGGCATTGTCGAACATCCAGGCATGCTCGCCCTCACCGATCCACGCGCCAAGCCGATCGGCCAGATCACCCGGCTGCGGACGGCGGGTGCCCGAGAGCAGTTCCTTGAAATGCCGCAGGCGGCGCAGGCTGGCATCATTGGCATAGGCCGCATCGACCGCGCCCGCGATGGCCTGTTCTTCCTCGGGGCCCTCGGCCTTGAGCAGGACGCCCAGCCAGTCGCGCAGGAATGCCTTGTTGGCCGCCGTATCGGGCAGTGCGAGCGGGTTGAACCCGGTCGGCTCGCCCGCGCGGATCGAATCGTAGCGCCCGCCGATCCCGCGGACGAACAGTTCCGCGCCGCGATCCTTGTCGAACAGGATCGTGCGCGGGCTGAATTTCTGCGCCTGCGCGGCAAGGAAGTTCATCACCACGGTCTTGCCCGAGCCGCTTGGCCCGATGACCGAGAAATTGCCCAGATCGCCATGGTGGAAATTGAAGAAGAACGGGGTCGCGCTGGTGGTTTCCAGCAACGTCACCGCTTCGCCCCAGTGATTGCCCTGCGCCTGGCCCAGCGCAAAACCGTGCAGGCTGCCGAAGCTGGCCATGTTGGCGCTCGAGATCAGCGCGCGGCGGACGAGGTAGCCCTCATTGCCGGGGAACTGGCCCCAGAAGGCGGGTTCGACATTGGTATCCTCGCGCACCGCGATCGCGCCGGTATCGGCCAGCGCGGCGGAGCAGGCGGCCATGGCATCGTCGAGGAGGCCAAGCTGGCGTTCCTTGACCATCACGGTGAGGTGGTGGTCGCCGAAGCCGACCGCGCCATTGCCCAGCGCGTCGCGCGCGGCCATCATGTCGGCGCGCTCGGCGGCGGCTTCCTCATCGGCGCTCTTGAGGCGGCGGATCGCCAGATCCATCCGTTCGCGTGCGGTCTGCCGTTCGGTCGGGGCATAGCTTTCGCTCACCACCATTTCGAAGGGCAGCCGCAGCAGGCTGTCGAGCAGGCCGGGCGAGGTTGCTTCGGGATAGTCCTTGAGGCCGAGCACGGCTGCGAAATCGGGCGAGCCCGAACCGCGCATCTCGATCGCGTCGAGCCCGAAGCTGACCCGGCGATAGGGCAGCATATGGCCGATATCGACATCGTCAGCGGGCTTGCGCACGGGGCGCATCTCGCCGTTGTAAAGCGCGCTCAGCAATTCGAGCATTTCGGAATTGGTATGACCCTGCGGCCCGACATAATCGGCCAGCGGGGTTGCGCCATAGGCGGTCAGCGCGGCGACCAGCCCCTGCGAGGCGGCGCGCAGGCTGCGCAGGTCCTTGGGGTCGGGTTCGAGCCGTTCGCCGTCCTTGCGGCGCAATTTCTTGGCGACCCGCTCGACCAGCCCCGCCTTGCCGCGCGCGGGCCGCCGGATCAGCGTGATAAACTGGTCGTTGACGAACAGCTGGCCCGAGCCGAGCCGTTCGCGCCAGCGCTCATCGATATGGCGGCTGATCGGATCGGGAAATTCGGCTTCCAGATCGACCGAGACGCGGCGGCGGATCACGTGATGATACAGGACGAAGCGCGCATCGAGCGTCGAGCGCAGCACCACTTCGCGCGTGGCGGCATGCGCGTTGAGCGCTTCGCTGTCCTCGGTTTCGAACAACAGGCCGGGGACCTGGATCGCGGTCATCACCGATCCGTCACGCAGCAGCAGCGTGCTCTCGTCGATCAGGCGCAGATAGGGCAGACGGTCGCCCGCGCGCGCTTCTTTCGCGCTCCACGCGGCCGCGCCCTTCCATTTGGCGTTATGCGGCATAGGAATTGCACCCCCAGCGCTTGTAGTTCTTCACCCGTGGGCATTTCGACACCTTGGTGATCCACAGGTCGAAGATGCGCGGCTCGCGCAGGCAGGCGAAATAGCCGACCCCGTGCATCACGGCGAAAACCAGCAGCGCCAGCCAGCTGCCGGTGATCAGGAAGGCTTCTGTCGTCACCATCCCGTTGATGATGAAATAGTTATATGTCACCCCCGCGAACATCTGCGGGCGCGTCAGCGCTCGGTGGACGGGATGGCGGACAAGCGCGGTCATTTACGCAGCGACCCCTTGAATACCGGCCACGATACTCGCTGCGCCGAACAGGATGAACACGCCGATGATGACAGTCGCGCCAAAGCGCCAGTTGAGGCGTCCGGTCAGCATCATGAAGCCGACGGCGGCCACGGCCATTACCGCGACCGCAGTCGCGACATTGCCCAGCAGCGTGCCCTGGAGCCAGCCGAGCGCGGCGACGATCGGACCCGAACCGGCCGGATCGGCGGCCTGCGCGAAAGCGGCGCTGGGGGTCATCAGGGCGGCAAGGACTGCCGGCAGGGTAAGCTTGCGACTCAAGTATCTACTCCCGTGAATGGTCCGAAAGGCGCCCCATGATGGCCGCCACGTAAAGTTGCGTTTCGCGAATGCGCGGAATGCCCCCCGCGCGGATAACGCGGCCCGGGCCGGCGTTGTAGGCGGCCAGCGCCTTCTCGAGATCGCCATCGAAACGGTCGAGCTGTTCGCGCAGATAGCGTGCCCCGCCCTCGAGATTGGCGGAGGGATCGTCGGGATCGACGCCGAGGTCGCGCGCGGTGCCGGGCATCAGCTGCGCCAGGCCGCGCGCGCCGACCGGCGAAACCGCATTCGCGCGCCAGCGGCTTTCCTGCCATACCAACGCCTCGATCAGCGTCGGGCTGAGATCGAACCGTGCGGCGAGTTCGGCCACCTTGGCCTGGTAGTTGGCGGGGACGAGACGCGCATGCTCGCCGGGATCGGCAATCGCGATGTCGGGCACGAAAATTTCCGCGGGTACTTCGGCCACCGGCACGGCAAACCCCGGCTCGACCGGGGCAGCAGCCGGCCCAGCGTCACCGCCGGCAATCCAGCGCGCGCCGTCGGTATCGATCTCCATAACATCCGCTTTCGCTTCGAAAGCGGTAAGCGCGGCGCAGGACAATCCCATCACCAGCGCCAAGCGTGCCAGAATCATTGCACCCTCCGTCCGGCCCCATTGGGCATACTACATGACAGGCGGGTGACAGAAAGCCGAATATCGCGGGAAAGTATTGCACCGGAATATGAAAAGGCCCGCCTCCCGGTAAGGAGACGAGCCCAATAGTGCGGCGATCTCGCGAAGATCTACCGGAGCGACAAGGCGTAATACCGGGCGAATTCGCCCTGATCGAGCATGGCCAGCGCCTTGCGGGCGAGGCGGCGCGAATCCACCCATTCACCGGCAGCGGTTTCGAGCTCGACACTGTCGCGCGCGCCCGCAGCGGCTTCGAATTCGGTCCGCGCCGCATCATAGTCGCCCATGCGCGCGAGCGCGATTCCGTGATTGATCAGACAGGCCGGATCGGCCTCGGCTAGCTTGTCGCAGTTTTCAATCGCCTCGCGGGCGGCGCGATTGTCGTTCGCGACCAGTTCCTCGTAGCCGACATCATAGCCGGTCTGGGGCCCCGGGACCGCTTCGACCGGCCCTTGTGCCAACAAGGCCAATGCAACGCTTGTGATGATCGCCATGACAGCTCTCCCTATTCATTTCGTGGGAGCAGATATGACCCCTTGTTACGATCGCTGCAATAAAACTGTAACGTTGTCATATTTGTGCAATCTGATGGCCAATCCGGCTTTTTTTCGCAAAGCCGTTCGGTTCGTCGCACTGAGCGTCGGATTTGCAACATAACAGTCACGAACCGACAAAAACTGTCACGAAGCACCCCTAGCGGACGAGTCGCGATCAACGACTTCGCATTCTGATTCATTCGGTTTTTGAGGGGACCGCTACCCGTGACCAATTTCCATCGTTCGCTCGTCCTTGGCTGCTCTCCTCTGGCTCTCGCCAGTTGCGGCGCCGACGAAATCGTCTCGCCGGGTACCGGCGGTGACGTGATCATCAATAATCCCACCCCGGCACCCACGCCGACCCCGACGCCGACGCCGACGTCGGCCCTGGTCACCCCGGCAGCGGGCTGCCCAACGATTTCGGATCCGGCCGGCCTGACCGATGACAACACCATTTCGGGGCCGACCGGTGAATACCGCGTCTGCACCCTGCCCGCGCGCTTCACCGCTTCCTCGACCCTGCCCTACATCGAAGGCCTGCTGTACCGCATCGACGGCCGCGTCGATGTCGGCACCGATGGCGGAGCTGCCGATACGGGAGTGGATACCGATGTCGAACTGACCATCGAGCCGGGCGTCGTCCTGTACTCGGCCGGTTCGGGCTGGCTCAACGTCAACCGCGGCAACACGATCGATGCCAACGGCACCGCCGCCCGTCCGATCATCTTCACCAGCCGTGACAACGTCCAGGGGCTCAACACCGCCAATTCGTCGGGCCAGTGGGGCGGCGTCGTCCTGTCGGGCCGCGCTCCGGTGACCGATTGCATCGCACCGGGCGCCGCGTCCGGCACCACCGCCTGCGAACGCCAGGTCGAAGGTGCGGCGCAACCGGCGCTGTTCGGTGGCGCAACCGCCAACGACAGCTCGGGCAGCATGAGCTTCGTCCAGATCCGCTATTCGGGCTTCGTCCTGTCGGGCGATAACGAATTGCAGGCGCTGACCACCGGCGGCGTCGGTTCGGGCACCTCGCTCAGCAACATCATGAGCTACAACAGCTCGGATGACGGCGTCGAATTCTTCGGCGGCCAGTTCAACGTGCGCAATCTGATCGTGGTAGGCGCCGAAGACGACGGCCTCGACACCGACACCGGCGTCAAGGTCGACATGCAGAACGTGATCGTGATGCAGCGTCCCGGCGTCGGCGACACGATCATCGAAGCCGATTCGTCGAACGGTCTCGAAGAAGACACCCCGCGCCAGAACACGCGGATCTCCAACGCTACCTTCGTTGCCAACAGCGGCGTGGGCGACCAGGCGGTCCGGATCCGCGGCTTTGCCGACTACACGATCGTCAACTCGATCCTGGTCGACAACGAAGGCACGACCCCGTGCCTGCGCATCGACAACACCGAAACGCTGAACCGCGCTACCAACGCGGCGATCGACGAAGCCGGTCCGGTGGTGTTCAACTCGTTCGTACTCGACTGTGCGGTGGACTTCCGCGACAGCTCGGGCGGGGTTACCGGGGCCAATATCGCAACCCGCTACAACGCCGGTGCGGACAATGATGCGGCCTTCACCAACACGCTGACCATGGGCTTCGTCAACGGTTCGAACGAAGACGCCATAAGCGTGTTCGACCCGACCGGGTTCTCGTCCTTCTTCCAGCTCCCGACCAGCATCGGCGCCGTCTATGCGGGCAACGATACCTGGGTGAACGGCTGGACCTGCAACTCGGCCACCGTGACGTTCGACGCCGCCGCGTCCGACTGCGCGAGCCTGCCCGTCTACTAATCGGCACGACAGGCCGCGGGGCGCACGCATGATGCGCGTCCCGCGGCCTTCTTCGCCTTTCGCATCGGAGCCGTCGCAGGGCTCCAGCACAGT contains:
- a CDS encoding TrbI/VirB10 family protein, which translates into the protein MRLAMRLPEKKPGDSGIANDFDPREGADADVIDLAQRNAFPAVARPAGKSDALGLAAGIAVVAGLGLVTLWSMNSARVAPPEGIGGQQTPIEAAPVATPAAVTPPPARAAAQAPRPDPAPQPVLAAQPQPGLAANPYANPTVVYDAGSAPATLALGEASAAGEAAGATGNAASDFASRIGGVGGSPAQARAMVNPATTVTQGTLIPAILETAIDTNVPGYVRAVVSQDVRSFDGTKVLVPRSSRLIGQYQSGLQNGQKRAYVIWTRLIRPDGASVNLASPAIGFDGTTGLAGKVSGDGFFKRFGSALLLSVVGGVGSLATGGAAGVLIGGASSSAAATAAQQDGQRGPTVRVRQGEPIRIFTARDLDFTSVS
- a CDS encoding TrbG/VirB9 family P-type conjugative transfer protein; the encoded protein is MTRALIPALAFALLAVPASAQDSRLVEVLYDEAKVVRIDGRVAVQASIMFGDDEVIENVAIGDSSTWQVTPNKRANILFVKPLEPRAMTNLTVVTSKRTYLFDLVASPGAKPLYLMRFAYPDEPVEEPVQMAPNAVERQAARDPYAVVDPADLNFAWNASGDPELLPENTYDDGTATFLTWPSGKDVPAILVTNSQGVEGPVNFTVRGDTIVVDGVPRTIVLRSGEDSAQLINTGPERPAASASGNPALASKGR
- a CDS encoding type IV secretion system protein; its protein translation is MSATCDRVAAEVGNGVAAALRGVDCIAGETSAAAFGRLFAPGGSLGTVLTLVLTLFIALFAFALLTGRTNIGIRSLVPRMMTLGLVLTFATSWIAYQSVVWNLAVATPDYLAGVLTGAQGSATDTFAQKIDVVFIAIQEASAGAQDISTFSPEGMMWFGALLFMLGTVGLLVTTKIALGVLIALGPLFVVLALFNGTRGLFTGWVKGLTLCALAPLFAVLGGSVMLELAVPILGALTAAPGQIDPQAAMAFFMIGAVHVALMVLVLKVAGAMVAGWSVFGLVPDRDEKSSPAPVPQQVASAPTLAQVQAANQASSQARRIDVSAVPTAYAANDGGGAGGGGGSRTVKVYATSPASAQQSSNSKARVRGSGIGSRFKSATPKALDRSMEKHA
- a CDS encoding VirB4 family type IV secretion/conjugal transfer ATPase, whose product is MPHNAKWKGAAAWSAKEARAGDRLPYLRLIDESTLLLRDGSVMTAIQVPGLLFETEDSEALNAHAATREVVLRSTLDARFVLYHHVIRRRVSVDLEAEFPDPISRHIDERWRERLGSGQLFVNDQFITLIRRPARGKAGLVERVAKKLRRKDGERLEPDPKDLRSLRAASQGLVAALTAYGATPLADYVGPQGHTNSEMLELLSALYNGEMRPVRKPADDVDIGHMLPYRRVSFGLDAIEMRGSGSPDFAAVLGLKDYPEATSPGLLDSLLRLPFEMVVSESYAPTERQTARERMDLAIRRLKSADEEAAAERADMMAARDALGNGAVGFGDHHLTVMVKERQLGLLDDAMAACSAALADTGAIAVREDTNVEPAFWGQFPGNEGYLVRRALISSANMASFGSLHGFALGQAQGNHWGEAVTLLETTSATPFFFNFHHGDLGNFSVIGPSGSGKTVVMNFLAAQAQKFSPRTILFDKDRGAELFVRGIGGRYDSIRAGEPTGFNPLALPDTAANKAFLRDWLGVLLKAEGPEEEQAIAGAVDAAYANDASLRRLRHFKELLSGTRRPQPGDLADRLGAWIGEGEHAWMFDNAEDRLDLSARVLGFDMTALLENPRLRTPTMMYLFHRIEERLDGKPTMILIDEGWKALDDEVFAARIRDWLKTLRKRNALVGFATQSARDALESRISTALVEQTATMVFMPNSRARPEDYCDGFGLTEHELALIRTLPAHSRCFLVRQPDASVVVRLDLSGAPEVLTLLSGRESSVRRLDLLREALGDAPSEWFPALTGTKWPGGANDEGGAGVEALGLAAE
- a CDS encoding type IV secretion system protein VirB3 → MTALVRHPVHRALTRPQMFAGVTYNYFIINGMVTTEAFLITGSWLALLVFAVMHGVGYFACLREPRIFDLWITKVSKCPRVKNYKRWGCNSYAA
- a CDS encoding TrbC/VirB2 family protein, giving the protein MSRKLTLPAVLAALMTPSAAFAQAADPAGSGPIVAALGWLQGTLLGNVATAVAVMAVAAVGFMMLTGRLNWRFGATVIIGVFILFGAASIVAGIQGVAA
- a CDS encoding lytic transglycosylase domain-containing protein: MILARLALVMGLSCAALTAFEAKADVMEIDTDGARWIAGGDAGPAAAPVEPGFAVPVAEVPAEIFVPDIAIADPGEHARLVPANYQAKVAELAARFDLSPTLIEALVWQESRWRANAVSPVGARGLAQLMPGTARDLGVDPDDPSANLEGGARYLREQLDRFDGDLEKALAAYNAGPGRVIRAGGIPRIRETQLYVAAIMGRLSDHSRE